The following are encoded together in the Poseidonibacter lekithochrous genome:
- a CDS encoding response regulator transcription factor, translating into MLKSLNVLYIEKDEYTREYISDALEFMSMNVTSTNCGDEAYSLYLKNRPDILVSDIHVPILNKCNLVEKIRQNDNNIQIIITSDITSTEHFLKAVELNLVKYLLKPISLNHLKNALTICVNNIENKWQESIKYFNKYDFYNLSDKLLMVDNKTIKLDYHERGFLELLLKHNDRTVTYSEIEKEIWDNNMSSAAIRSLVRNLRKKLPENSIENLSKIGYKINLNNQQTPST; encoded by the coding sequence ATGTTAAAAAGCCTAAATGTTCTATACATAGAAAAAGATGAATACACAAGAGAGTATATAAGTGATGCTTTAGAGTTTATGTCAATGAATGTAACCTCAACAAATTGCGGAGATGAAGCATATTCTTTATACCTAAAGAATAGACCCGATATTTTGGTATCTGATATACATGTTCCCATATTAAATAAATGCAATTTAGTAGAAAAAATTCGTCAAAATGATAATAATATTCAAATTATTATCACAAGTGATATTACAAGTACTGAACATTTTTTGAAAGCAGTTGAGCTTAATTTAGTGAAATATTTATTAAAACCAATATCCTTAAATCATTTAAAAAATGCCTTAACAATTTGCGTAAATAATATTGAAAACAAATGGCAAGAATCTATCAAGTACTTTAATAAATATGACTTTTATAATCTGTCAGACAAACTTCTTATGGTTGATAATAAAACTATAAAATTAGATTATCATGAAAGAGGTTTTTTAGAATTATTACTAAAACACAATGATAGAACAGTGACATATTCTGAGATTGAAAAAGAGATTTGGGATAATAATATGAGTAGTGCAGCAATTAGATCATTAGTTCGAAACCTAAGAAAAAAACTACCTGAAAATAGTATTGAAAACTTATCAAAAATTGGTTATAAAATAAATCTAAATAACCAGCAAACACCATCTACTTAA
- a CDS encoding type I restriction-modification system subunit M: MAKAKQEESIEKQLWKAADKLRKNIDAAEYKHVVMGLVFLKYISDSFEELYNTLKNGEGEYVGADPEDRDEYKAENVFFVPQEARWSFLLSNAKLPSIGKIVDDAMDAIEKENNSLKGVLPKVYAKENLDSKSLGGLFDEIGKIALGDTKARSADVLGHVFEYFLGEFALAEGKQGGQFYTPKSVVELLVKMLEPYKGRVFDPCCGSGGMFVQSEKFVTEHQGKINDISIYGQESNQTTWRLAKMNLAIRGIDSSQVKWNNEGSFLNNAHKDLKADFIIANPPFNVSDWSGDLLRNDGRWKYGTPPEGNANYGWIQHFLYHLAPTGTAGFVLAKGSLTSNTSNEGEIRKALIEANLVDCIVNLPAKLFLNTQIPATIWFMKRGRTTKDILFIDSRNMGALINRRTKEFSHEDTDYIAKVYHDWKTKSDEYEDIKGFCKSASQDEVKELNYVLTPGRYVGLEEIDDEFDFKERFTSLQAELEEQMEEEQALNQRINDNLAKVIIDG, from the coding sequence ATGGCTAAAGCAAAACAAGAAGAATCAATCGAAAAACAACTATGGAAAGCAGCAGATAAACTACGAAAGAATATTGATGCAGCAGAATACAAGCATGTGGTAATGGGACTTGTATTTTTAAAGTATATCTCTGATAGCTTTGAAGAGCTTTACAACACACTAAAAAATGGTGAAGGAGAGTATGTAGGAGCTGATCCAGAAGATAGAGACGAATACAAAGCTGAGAACGTGTTCTTTGTCCCTCAAGAAGCCAGATGGTCATTTCTTCTATCAAATGCTAAATTACCAAGTATAGGGAAGATTGTAGATGATGCTATGGATGCCATTGAAAAAGAGAATAACTCTTTAAAAGGTGTGCTTCCAAAAGTCTATGCCAAGGAAAATCTTGATTCTAAATCCCTTGGTGGATTATTTGATGAAATCGGTAAAATTGCCTTAGGTGATACAAAAGCTAGAAGTGCTGATGTGCTTGGTCATGTGTTTGAGTACTTTTTAGGTGAGTTTGCACTTGCAGAGGGTAAACAAGGTGGGCAGTTTTATACTCCAAAGAGTGTAGTTGAACTACTTGTAAAAATGTTAGAGCCATACAAAGGTAGAGTATTTGATCCTTGTTGTGGAAGTGGTGGTATGTTTGTACAGTCTGAGAAGTTTGTGACAGAACACCAAGGAAAGATAAATGATATATCTATCTATGGTCAAGAATCAAATCAAACTACATGGCGACTAGCAAAGATGAACCTTGCTATTAGAGGAATAGATAGTTCACAAGTAAAGTGGAACAATGAAGGTTCATTTCTAAATAATGCCCACAAAGATTTAAAAGCTGACTTTATCATTGCAAACCCACCTTTTAATGTTTCAGACTGGAGTGGTGACCTACTAAGAAATGATGGAAGATGGAAATATGGAACTCCACCAGAGGGAAATGCAAACTACGGATGGATACAACACTTCCTTTATCATTTAGCACCAACAGGAACAGCAGGATTTGTACTAGCAAAAGGAAGTCTTACTTCTAATACTTCAAATGAAGGAGAGATAAGAAAGGCTCTTATAGAAGCTAACTTAGTTGATTGTATAGTAAACTTACCTGCAAAACTGTTTTTAAATACACAGATACCAGCAACTATATGGTTTATGAAAAGAGGAAGAACTACTAAAGATATTTTGTTCATAGACTCTCGAAATATGGGAGCTTTAATTAATAGACGAACAAAAGAGTTTAGCCATGAAGATACAGACTATATAGCTAAAGTTTACCATGATTGGAAAACTAAAAGTGATGAATATGAAGATATAAAAGGGTTTTGTAAATCAGCAAGTCAAGATGAAGTAAAAGAGTTAAACTATGTACTTACTCCTGGTCGATATGTAGGTCTTGAAGAAATAGATGATGAGTTTGATTTTAAAGAGAGATTTACTAGCTTACAAGCTGAATTAGAAGAACAGATGGAAGAAGAACAAGCACTTAATCAAAGGATTAATGATAACTTGGCAAAGGTTATTATTGATGGGTGA
- a CDS encoding restriction endonuclease subunit S, giving the protein MGDKQLTPLSDTTKFIVDNRGKTVPTVENGIPLIATNCIKNNSLYPVYERIRYISQDTFDNWFRAHLEPNDIILTLKGSQNGAVCLVPDTLGFAIAQDMVGLRINEKVINPMYLFAVLRSKDIQTQIKNLDVSGVIPHLKKSDFNKLFIPRLEKEKENFIGKTYHDFCKKIDLLHCQNKTLEELAQTLFRKWFIKEAKDDWEAGTLGEVISIFDSKRVPLSKMKRDKLKTGILYPYYGAAKIMDYINDYIFDGEYILMGEDGTVRTEDGYPILQYATGKFWVNNHTHVLQAKEPYSNYFIWSYLLEKNIDEIVTGAVQPKINQTNLKSLNFPKYPLNKVLQFNEQANTLLEKINQNKVQIKTLENMRDTLLPKFISGEVSVKL; this is encoded by the coding sequence ATGGGTGATAAGCAACTTACTCCATTATCTGATACAACTAAATTTATAGTTGATAATAGAGGTAAAACAGTACCAACAGTTGAAAATGGAATACCTTTAATAGCTACGAATTGTATTAAAAATAATAGTCTTTATCCTGTATATGAAAGAATTAGATATATTTCGCAAGATACATTTGATAATTGGTTTCGTGCACATTTAGAACCTAATGACATTATATTGACACTCAAAGGTAGTCAAAATGGTGCAGTTTGTCTAGTACCAGATACATTAGGTTTTGCAATAGCACAAGATATGGTAGGACTTAGAATTAATGAAAAAGTAATTAACCCTATGTATTTATTTGCAGTATTACGTTCAAAAGATATTCAAACACAAATTAAGAACCTTGATGTAAGTGGTGTAATACCACATTTAAAAAAATCAGATTTTAATAAACTTTTTATACCAAGATTAGAAAAAGAAAAAGAAAATTTTATAGGTAAAACATATCATGATTTTTGTAAAAAAATTGACTTACTTCACTGCCAAAACAAAACACTGGAAGAGTTAGCACAAACACTTTTTAGAAAATGGTTTATAAAAGAAGCTAAAGATGATTGGGAAGCTGGTACATTAGGAGAAGTTATTAGTATTTTCGATAGCAAAAGAGTTCCACTTTCTAAAATGAAAAGAGATAAGCTAAAAACTGGAATACTTTATCCATATTATGGAGCTGCAAAAATTATGGATTATATAAATGATTATATTTTTGATGGTGAATATATTTTAATGGGTGAAGATGGAACTGTTAGAACTGAGGATGGCTATCCTATTTTACAATATGCAACTGGTAAGTTTTGGGTAAACAATCACACTCATGTATTACAAGCAAAAGAGCCTTATAGTAACTATTTCATTTGGAGCTATTTATTAGAAAAAAATATAGATGAGATTGTTACTGGTGCAGTACAGCCTAAAATCAATCAAACAAATTTAAAGTCACTTAATTTTCCAAAATACCCACTAAACAAGGTACTTCAGTTTAATGAACAAGCTAATACACTATTAGAAAAAATAAATCAAAATAAAGTACAAATTAAAACTCTTGAAAATATGAGAGATACCCTTTTACCTAAATTTATAAGTGGTGAAGTGAGCGTAAAATTATAA
- a CDS encoding AAA family ATPase, producing MELIYLWVEKYKNIENEGFNLSPRFKCEFKNGELTIEKKEYTNIFPKNINVSAVIGKNGSGKSTIIKLILFLIFCKNFKNDSEYPIGTLVYILKQFSDKELFLLIYTDGCFKKIAFSSFIRHLKDSEFFDNATTKMMTGSYPIQNEILPAYDELPQNELTFFTFYLNYMTDTLNDGYHDNWINQIYHKKDEYKTPLLIQPNKHNTSSYSDNINLYMIDSVNQQRLILLYRYITVNQKITSFFDPNYIKIKNNFIDHFRVNMSNSDFVELSIIKKVANKLNILLHKKEVNCDLDNKKIPVLFKEIEDNRNFKYMNLLYLVFKLLVTSKEYFNQEKYDTLEKNILDKIMNNELPSENELISYNFKEYILDDYLDDYRVKKILQSIEFEKNKTYNNSFFKLLMNDKKVLIKDIKDILEKLPPWIDIVFYKNNISFESLSSGEKAIFRTLIDIVYQIQKVKVHYNTINIILDETELGLHPQWQKEYLKDILETVALHINENLLINLVFTTHSPFILSDLPKENVIFLKDGRQIYPEIETFGSNIHTLLSHGFFMENGHMGDFAKEKINQAYNFITKRDTSYLKSLKEVQDIINIIGEPLIKKQLQNLFDETFENKHSNLEDEIKILEKKLKVLKELQDESD from the coding sequence ATGGAATTAATTTATTTATGGGTTGAAAAGTATAAAAATATTGAAAATGAAGGGTTTAATCTTAGTCCTAGATTTAAATGTGAGTTTAAAAATGGTGAGCTTACTATAGAGAAGAAAGAGTACACAAATATTTTTCCTAAAAATATTAATGTTAGTGCTGTTATTGGTAAAAATGGAAGTGGAAAAAGTACTATAATAAAATTAATTCTTTTTTTAATTTTCTGTAAAAATTTCAAAAATGATTCTGAATATCCAATTGGTACACTAGTTTATATACTTAAACAGTTTTCGGATAAAGAATTGTTTTTATTAATCTATACTGACGGATGCTTCAAAAAAATAGCTTTTAGTTCTTTTATTAGACATTTAAAAGATTCAGAGTTTTTTGATAATGCAACTACAAAAATGATGACGGGAAGTTATCCTATACAAAATGAGATTTTACCTGCTTATGATGAGTTACCTCAAAATGAATTAACTTTTTTCACCTTCTATCTAAACTATATGACAGATACGTTAAATGATGGATATCATGACAATTGGATTAATCAAATATATCATAAAAAAGATGAATATAAGACTCCATTGTTAATTCAACCAAATAAACATAATACAAGCAGCTATAGTGATAATATTAATTTGTACATGATTGATTCTGTTAATCAACAAAGATTAATTTTACTTTATAGGTACATTACTGTAAATCAAAAAATAACAAGTTTTTTTGACCCGAACTATATAAAAATCAAAAATAATTTTATTGATCACTTTCGTGTAAATATGAGCAATTCAGATTTTGTCGAGTTATCTATAATTAAAAAAGTTGCTAACAAACTTAATATACTATTACATAAAAAAGAAGTAAATTGCGACTTAGATAATAAAAAAATACCCGTTCTATTCAAAGAAATAGAAGATAATCGTAACTTTAAATATATGAATTTACTCTATCTTGTATTCAAATTATTAGTTACTTCTAAGGAATATTTTAATCAAGAAAAATATGATACATTAGAAAAAAATATACTAGATAAAATAATGAACAATGAATTACCTTCAGAAAATGAACTTATTAGTTATAATTTCAAAGAATATATTTTAGATGATTACTTAGATGACTATAGGGTAAAAAAGATATTGCAATCTATAGAATTTGAGAAAAATAAAACATATAATAATAGTTTTTTTAAATTATTAATGAATGATAAAAAAGTTTTAATTAAAGATATTAAAGACATTTTAGAAAAATTACCACCCTGGATTGATATTGTTTTTTATAAAAATAATATTTCTTTTGAATCATTGAGTAGTGGTGAGAAAGCAATTTTTAGAACATTAATAGATATAGTTTATCAAATTCAAAAAGTCAAAGTGCATTATAATACTATTAATATTATTCTTGACGAAACAGAACTAGGGTTACATCCTCAGTGGCAAAAAGAATACTTAAAAGATATCTTAGAAACTGTTGCTTTACATATTAATGAAAACTTATTGATAAATTTAGTTTTTACAACCCATTCCCCATTTATTCTTTCAGATTTACCAAAAGAAAATGTAATATTTTTAAAAGATGGCAGGCAGATTTATCCAGAAATAGAAACATTTGGATCAAACATACATACTTTACTTTCTCATGGATTTTTTATGGAAAATGGTCATATGGGTGACTTTGCAAAAGAAAAAATCAATCAAGCTTATAATTTTATTACAAAAAGAGATACTAGCTATCTTAAATCATTGAAGGAAGTCCAAGATATTATAAATATAATTGGTGAACCATTAATTAAAAAACAATTACAAAATTTATTTGATGAGACATTTGAAAATAAACATTCAAATCTAGAAGATGAAATAAAAATATTAGAAAAAAAACTAAAAGTTTTAAAAGAGTTACAAGATGAATCAGATTAA
- a CDS encoding type I restriction endonuclease subunit R, with protein sequence MNKITENEIELFAIELLEKQGFKYIYAPDIAPDSESPMRESFEDVILKEKLTNSLTAINPTLDYDQIEYTVKQCQRLSSTELLTDNESFHKMITEGITVEVQKDGVTRGEIVKLIDFEDVSNNDFVVSNQFTIVENGINKRPDLILFINGLPLVVIELKNPVDENATVKSAYKQIQTYKNTIPSLFTYNAFCIISDGLESKAGTISAGLTRYMSWKSSDGKNEASNLISQVETMITGMLNPITLLDLIRNFIVYEKSKKEDKDGIVTIETVKKLAAYHQYYAVNKAVNRTIKASSIDGDKKGGVVWHTQGSGKSLSMVFYTGKIVLSLDNPTILVITDRNDLDDQLFDTFASSQGLLRQEPIQADDRDHLKKLLKVASGGVIFATIQKFQPEDGNIYDELSDRRNIVVIADEAHRTQYGFKPKTVDDKDKDGNVIGKRIVYGFAKYLRDALPNATYLGFTGTPIESSDVNTPAVFGDYVDIYDIAQAVEDGATVKIYYESRLAKIQLSDEGKELVKELDSEIKQDDLSETQKAKAKWTQLEALIGSKNRIKEVAKDIVSHFETRQGVFDGKGMIVSMSRRIAVEFYKEIIALKPEWHDDDLDKGVIKVIMTASSSDGPAMEKHHTSKQQRRDLANRMKDTNDKLKLVIVRDMWLTGFDAPSMHTLYIDKPMKGHNLMQAIARVNRVYKDKPGGLVVDYLGIASDLKKALSFYSDSGGKGDPALVQEQAVALMLEKLEVVSQMYHGFAYEDYFAADTRTKLSLILEAEDHILGLEDGKKRYVDEVTALSQAFAIAVPHEQAMDVKDEISFFQAVKARLVKFDSTNSGKSDEEMETTIRQVIDKALVTDQVIDIFDASGIKKPDISVLSEEFLLEVQGMKHKNIALEVLKKLLNDEIKTRTKTNLVQSKSLMEMLENSIKKYHNKIITAVEVIEELMNLAKDIHKMDDEPKEMGLTEFEYAFYTAVANNESANELMSKDKLRELAVVLTERVKSNASIDWTIKDSVRSKLKVIVKRTLRQFGYPPDMQLLATETVLKQAEMIADELTN encoded by the coding sequence ATGAATAAAATAACAGAAAATGAAATAGAACTTTTTGCCATAGAGCTATTAGAAAAACAAGGTTTTAAATATATCTATGCTCCAGATATAGCACCTGATAGTGAATCTCCTATGAGAGAATCTTTTGAAGATGTAATACTGAAAGAAAAACTCACAAACTCTTTAACTGCTATCAATCCTACTTTAGACTATGACCAAATAGAGTATACAGTAAAACAATGCCAAAGATTAAGCTCTACAGAACTTCTAACAGACAATGAATCTTTCCATAAAATGATTACAGAAGGAATCACTGTTGAAGTACAAAAAGATGGTGTGACAAGGGGTGAGATAGTAAAACTTATTGATTTTGAGGATGTATCAAACAATGACTTTGTAGTATCAAATCAATTTACTATAGTTGAAAACGGTATTAATAAACGACCTGACTTAATTCTTTTTATAAATGGTTTACCCTTAGTAGTTATTGAGCTTAAAAACCCTGTAGATGAAAATGCTACTGTTAAGTCAGCATATAAGCAAATACAAACATATAAAAACACAATTCCTAGTCTATTCACTTATAATGCCTTTTGCATTATAAGTGATGGTCTTGAATCAAAAGCTGGAACTATAAGTGCAGGACTTACTAGATATATGTCTTGGAAAAGTAGTGATGGTAAAAATGAAGCTTCAAATCTAATTTCTCAAGTTGAGACTATGATAACTGGCATGTTAAATCCTATTACTCTTTTAGATTTAATCAGAAACTTTATAGTGTATGAAAAAAGTAAAAAAGAAGATAAAGATGGTATTGTTACTATAGAAACTGTTAAGAAGTTAGCTGCATATCATCAGTACTATGCGGTAAATAAAGCAGTTAATAGAACTATTAAAGCTAGTAGTATTGATGGAGATAAAAAAGGTGGTGTAGTTTGGCATACACAAGGAAGTGGGAAATCTCTTTCTATGGTATTTTATACTGGTAAAATAGTTCTATCACTTGATAATCCCACAATATTAGTCATAACAGATAGAAATGACCTTGATGACCAACTATTTGATACTTTTGCTTCTTCACAAGGATTACTAAGACAGGAGCCTATACAAGCAGATGATAGAGACCATTTAAAAAAGCTTTTAAAAGTTGCAAGTGGTGGAGTTATCTTTGCTACTATTCAAAAGTTTCAACCTGAAGATGGAAACATCTATGACGAACTATCAGACAGAAGAAATATAGTAGTAATTGCTGATGAAGCACATAGAACACAATACGGATTCAAACCAAAAACTGTTGATGATAAAGATAAAGATGGAAATGTAATAGGTAAAAGAATCGTTTATGGTTTTGCAAAGTATTTAAGAGATGCCTTACCAAATGCAACTTATCTTGGATTTACTGGAACACCAATAGAAAGTAGTGATGTAAACACTCCTGCTGTATTTGGTGACTATGTAGATATCTATGATATCGCACAAGCTGTTGAAGATGGTGCAACTGTTAAAATCTACTATGAAAGCAGACTTGCAAAGATACAACTTAGTGATGAAGGTAAAGAACTAGTAAAAGAGCTTGATAGTGAAATAAAACAAGATGATTTATCAGAGACTCAAAAAGCAAAAGCTAAATGGACTCAACTTGAAGCACTAATTGGAAGTAAGAACCGTATAAAAGAGGTTGCAAAGGACATTGTAAGCCATTTTGAGACACGGCAAGGTGTTTTTGATGGTAAAGGTATGATTGTATCTATGAGTAGAAGAATTGCAGTTGAATTTTATAAAGAGATCATAGCACTTAAACCAGAATGGCATGATGATGATTTAGACAAAGGTGTAATCAAAGTTATCATGACAGCTAGTAGTTCAGATGGTCCAGCTATGGAAAAACATCATACTTCTAAACAACAGCGTCGTGATTTAGCAAACCGTATGAAAGATACTAATGATAAACTAAAACTTGTAATAGTAAGAGATATGTGGCTTACAGGATTTGATGCTCCATCTATGCATACTCTGTACATAGATAAACCAATGAAAGGTCATAACCTTATGCAAGCCATTGCAAGGGTAAATAGAGTCTATAAAGATAAACCAGGTGGTCTTGTAGTTGATTATCTTGGAATTGCAAGTGATTTAAAGAAAGCTCTTTCATTTTATAGTGATAGTGGAGGGAAAGGTGACCCAGCACTTGTACAAGAACAAGCCGTAGCACTGATGTTAGAAAAACTTGAAGTAGTATCTCAAATGTATCATGGCTTTGCTTATGAAGACTACTTTGCAGCAGACACAAGAACAAAACTATCTTTGATATTAGAAGCAGAAGATCATATACTTGGACTTGAAGATGGTAAAAAAAGATATGTCGATGAAGTAACAGCTTTATCACAAGCTTTTGCTATTGCAGTACCACATGAACAAGCCATGGATGTAAAAGATGAAATCTCATTCTTTCAAGCAGTAAAAGCAAGACTAGTTAAATTTGATAGTACAAATAGTGGTAAATCTGATGAAGAGATGGAAACTACAATTAGACAAGTAATAGATAAAGCACTTGTAACAGATCAAGTAATAGATATTTTTGATGCAAGTGGAATTAAAAAACCAGATATTTCAGTTTTATCAGAAGAGTTCCTTCTTGAAGTTCAAGGAATGAAACATAAAAATATTGCTCTTGAAGTATTAAAGAAACTACTAAATGATGAAATAAAAACTAGAACTAAAACAAACCTAGTTCAGAGTAAATCTTTAATGGAGATGCTAGAGAATTCTATCAAAAAGTATCATAACAAAATTATAACAGCAGTTGAAGTAATAGAAGAACTTATGAACTTGGCAAAAGATATTCATAAAATGGATGATGAACCAAAAGAGATGGGTTTAACTGAGTTTGAATATGCATTTTATACAGCAGTTGCAAATAATGAAAGTGCCAATGAACTTATGAGTAAAGATAAACTTCGAGAACTTGCCGTAGTTCTAACTGAAAGAGTTAAATCAAATGCTTCTATTGATTGGACTATAAAAGATAGTGTTAGGTCAAAATTAAAAGTAATAGTAAAAAGAACACTAAGACAGTTTGGTTATCCCCCTGATATGCAGTTATTAGCAACAGAGACTGTACTAAAACAAGCTGAGATGATAGCTGATGAGTTAACTAATTAA